The following is a genomic window from Plectropomus leopardus isolate mb chromosome 3, YSFRI_Pleo_2.0, whole genome shotgun sequence.
TACCACCCCAAACTGCCTCTTTACAAGACTGCTAGGGACTGCTTCCTTGTTGACTCCCATTAGTGCACTGGTCACATGATTAaagcctttcaaaatacatgtaaaatatgtgcaaattttGGTGGATTACTTTTTGTTGGAAAACATTGGAACAGTTTGTGAGAATGGCCTGACATGAGCGCTTGCGCAAACCAGAACTCCATTTGAAGTAACCAGAGGGGCACTTTGACCGATCAGAGGGGCTCTTGGGTATATCATTTGGGCTGACCAAGAGAGAACTTGGACCAAGTAGTGCTGCATTTAGGAACTTTGagatgcatttaaaaacaagactttGCTCTTGTAGAGGACCACATTTGCCCTGCAGTTTTGACATAAGAGCAAAAGGTAGGAAGTTTCCAGTTAGTGCGGACATGATTCCTTCTTCGCACGCTACTGgttagaagtaaaaaaaatatgttgcatgTATCCAGGCAATAAGATACAGGGGGACCCAGAATGACATCACTACCTTCGCATGTGATTGAGGTCCTGGCAGTGCCAGGCTGCCTTTCACCTGCACTTCACCTGTACTTCACCTCTTTCcttaattactttaattataCCCTTGTTGGCTCCGTTTATTattatgtatctatttttttttctctctgttggtCTGGCAAGGTGTGAGCACCTCAGGTAAGAATGCAGGAGAACCCAAAATAGCAACATGTGGTTGCCAACTGACTGCAGGATATGCTGCTtcatttgatcagatttcatTTATTAATCGCTGACACAGAAGTAGCAAAGATTTATGCTCATCAAACCGCGGTTATGAAAACTCTGTGAGGCACTGCATGTATTGGattaatgtctgtgtgtgcgtgtgtatcaGGTATCCAACAAAGTTCTTGCGTTATGTATCAAAACAGCTTCGTGGGAACTTTTTGTTTGTCACTGTTAAGTATTCAGGTGTGCCTCTGATTACATGGACTGACGCCCCCTACCATTTATCTTCCAAAACACAAAGGTATGATTCTACAGAGGCGCAACAAAGCAGGCAGCAAACGTTTAGAGGGCCGCATTGTTGGGTAATTACAGTAATCACTGTTCGAAGAATAAACTAGATGGAATGTATGCGTCTTCTATTTAGCCCAAGCACAAGCACAAtctcacacactttcacaccCACACCTGAgcagacacacagctgcacacaaacatacacccCCATACACAAACCCCTGTACCGGTGCCTACtgtgctgactgcaggaatgagtGGAATTGATGTGGAATGTCTGACTTTTGGGTTTGGCTGTGAAGTAGACACATTGCTGTACCTACCTGAGCGCCCAAATGAAGCATGTCGACTATCAGCGGCCTCTGTCAGAGACTAAATCTGCTGCAGGGAATCTTGGGAATCTCAGCTACGCAGCGCTTCTTGTTGCTGTTCCTCCCTGCCCTGCTCACCCACAGCCTGTACTTTGTTTATACAAAGACATGGGGGCTGGACACCCTTCACTCActgagaagaaagaaaacaaagatgagATACAGGTAAGAAGTCATCCGCAGACATGCAGACAAGGGTTAGCGTGTGAGTGCAGACCGCCGCAGAGGTGGGgctatttttggagctgcaaAGGATTCACCCGCTGTATTTAAATGACTGGAATTCCACTCATGTCAGCACTTAAAAGAGATTTCTCCTCTTACTTAAAGGAGACACTTTAAATCTCAACAGGTGAGCTTAAAACAACAAAGGTGCCAATTTCAGAAGAGACACGTCAAAGGTTATATAAGTGAGTGTGTTTCTCTAATGTTACTTTAGAGCACAGTTGACTCTTCTGACCTCAATAACCTTGCAATTAAAGcaattttctgcattatatatatcattttcCACCAGAACCTAAAGGTAAAAGATGATCCTGACCTTCTCAAATGCTGCAGTTCTGAAATAAGCCCAGATATCCGGAGAGGAATTATAACatgatactttattgatccctgtggGGAAATTGTCTTTCCACTCCTGATTCCAAATTGCCATGTGGAagattaaaactgaaaacaggtGTGCTGCCTTTCACACCAAATCACTACAGCACAGGTGTGTGTAGCCGTCTTGGCAGAGCAGCCGAAATCAAATACAGCCTCATCACACCTCTGCAAGGAGAAAACTACACGTAGGCACACCTACTACCGGTCTAGTGGTGTAAAATTCTCTCTGTGCCTCAGCAGAGTGTTGCACAGTGGCGGTGATAATGATAGCGCGCATGCCGCTGTGTTTCTCAGCTCTGGTTTTAGACTCACAGCAGTTGGCCTCCTgagtttcaacaaaaacattttggtttcaactctccagctgctgcagcaacgTCCCAGTGAGAGACGAAAGCAGTttccaaaatttaaatttgattaagGTTGTGTTGTGACCTTTGGTTTCATTAACATTCTTCCTCCCATCACAACTGGCACTAATTCAGAACATGTACCTATGTGCCATTTGTTTGGAAGGTTAAACAtgtccaaaacccaaaatgaTTCACCAACTTAGACTCATTACCTCCATATTTCCAAATACCTGGCTGTAGCACTTCaccaaatcaacaaaacattCATTGGTTGTTCTGGAATGCACTGGTATGAAGACTTGCTGAAAATTAGCGCTTAAAGGTGGATTTCTATAAACATATTGTTTTGAGATGAGAGGACAGCAAGAAGATCTGGGCCCCATAACAGTAGTCCACTAAACATTAATATCTGGAGTCCTTTAAATGCTGTAGATCCCTGTCTGGACTAAGCATCAAACTGCTGTCTGAAAAGtaaagccaatgcagaagtgctgAAAACTACAGTTCCTTGaaaggccacttgaggctggctccaaaacagagcaaaTCCACCACCGACCCCTATACTGAAATGCAAAACCTTACTGCagataaaaaatcatttatcatGCTTTTTTATCTGCAGTAAATCATGTTATCTCCActctctcatccaaatatggtcgtttctggctccagaaaaaaaacaagatggtgacgttcaaaatgccaaacttgaggcttcaaaacagcggTCCACAAACCAATAGTTGACATAACAGTAGCTTAGTCCATTactttatacagtctatggtctagACCCATGTTTCTGCAATCATCAACACTCTGCAGACATCCCTATGTGAGTAAAATACGTAATTTAAATATGCCttcaaaatgtttcaatatttctgtaaaaatgtttacatttctgaaaaaatgaaTCCAATTCGACGTCTAGCAAGCCAAGCCCAGTATGCAGATATGTGTGCATGATTTCCTCGCGAAACTTTtaacaacaactaaaaacaactgatttcAACAGATGCATCTTCATGACAACTGAGGAAATTATATCTGATGATGAAGACCATGCAATATGGTTGGAAATTTTTGAAAACGTTTGAAAAAGCTAGATTGGTTGCTTTGCTTATGTGTATTAACATGCTGACAGAGCAACAAAATACTAAGTGAACCTAATGACAAGTCACAATTGCAGCCATCAAGCCTTTCATTAACAGgactggaaaaacacacacagacttcaaGTCCATGCTCATGTAATTAATCGATTTATCCTCTTAATTTTgatgctttcacacacactcacacacacatacaccaaacAGCTCTGCATCCTCTGAGATCTGTCATGTACACCCATGGTGATAATTAGGtgataaaatttaaacatgtaGACATAAAAACCGCTCAGGACATAGATTCATATCACAGTGATGTTGGGAACAGACTGGTAGTTTACACACTGACCTTATCTTATATCCTATGGCATCATGGTGAAACTCTTTATCCCTACAGGGGTCTTTCATTTGGGTTTTCTTTCACATAATTCCCAGAACTCATTACAGGGTCACTATAAATCTTTTCAGTGTGGGGGCACACACATGATCTATAAGTGTACAGAGTTACAGTAAGTTGTTCAGGTTCCAGCGAAGTCCAAGCAGCTAAAACAGGAGGAGTGCCTGAGAAGACAGTTTAATGATTATTACTGGCCTGAGGCCAATCTCATAACTTATGTTAACTCTCCAACCTCTCTCTGCACTGTCAACTGGCTGAAAGCTGTTGACAGGAGAAGAGTTAGTGGGACAAACAGACATTAGGTTTACAGGTGTCAGGGACGTCAGTTTACTTAAAACCTGTTTGAGAAGCTACACTCCCCACATAATCATCTATAGCTTGACTTAACATCTGCAGACAAATGTGACATGGCATTGATTTATGGCTCAGATATTAATTGGTCATCAGGGTCAAAACTGTTAAGTTGCTAAACCTCTGTTGCAACAATGCAAACAGTATAAAGACTGATGGCCCTGAAATCTCCTCTCATTACCATTGTAGCTTGATATTTGTTCCTCTTTTACCTGGTAAAATGAACTCAGTTACCATTAGGAGGCGCCACATGTGAAGTCGATGACTGAAGTCGTATGTGAATTTTTGTAAGTcataatacataaaacaaatgtgttttatttcgaATGTACTTGGTCATGTTCCTTTTGAGATTGCTTAAATTTTGTGAGAATAATAAGTAGCTTCTTATaggttaaatacttttttagcTAATTTGCTGTATCACTTTTACATGAATGCCATCCACAGTATTATATTAGTAGTTACAGCCAACCAGTAGCAGAAAGCCTTATTCAGTCACAATGCTAAGCCACAACATGTAAACTTTTTCATGTGGCAGTGTCAGTATCATAATTCTGAAGGCAGAAGATTTGCTCTGTAATCACGCAATACGAAACACTGCTGTTTGTCTACTACCTCCACCAGGAGGTGCCAATGATGCATACTACAGTTGTTCTTGCCATGTGATAACTCCAGCCTCAATACACCAATCcgcaatttaaagaaatcacagtTTTACAAGTGACATTATCACATTGataaaatctgtccacagacagacgTAACAAACACCTGGTAAAATATGCACAATGGCTTCTGTGGAAGTTCATGCTAGAGTTGGTGTCACTAGGACCACATTTTGATCTAAAGACTTTGCAGATTTGCAGATTTTACtgaatttgttttcagtgtatAAACATTTAATATGACTTTTATGAGTTACATGTTACAGCATGAAACATGTGGAAATATAATTCATTCATACAGTTACTGTAGGGCAGTTAGAGGCAgtgtttcctaaaaaaaaaatgtcacggTTCATGGTGATTTTTAGTGTCTTGGTTATTTACTGCGTAACAAGCCAGAAGCTAAGGCCCCCATGAGTAGTAGAGCTGACTGCATCCTCATCTGGAAAACCATCACCAGTCTCCATTGCAATAATGAGGAACTCTGCTTAGGACCACAAAATCTCTTGTTCCGTCCCTGGCTATtattaaacagcattttattcaTACTGACATAAGTTCTTCATAAAGcctttgtacaaaaataaaaaagcaactattgccagattttgcaaaaaagatGGAAGAAAGGGTATTATTAGGGCggtttttaaacaataatatcAAAGAAACAGCTAAATCCAAAATATAATCTAACCTTAAGACCAGAAAACTAATTatatttcctttaaataaaacaatactgCTGTTGTTAAGGTCATCGGGATCACCATTTACATTCGACAGTGAGATTCTCACACTTGAGAGACACAcactgcctccctctctctgcttaTTTGCATCACCAGTTTAACGCAGAGTGATTTGTATGTTTTCAGGCTTCTGTTGTTCGACTGTTTCTTTGCATGCAGGTGCGATGGTCCTTTGAACTTCATATGACCTCtctgccatttaaaaaatattattcccTCAACCCTGTTGCCTAACCTGAGATCTTACATATCATCTTTTGTGCGTAAGGTGGAACTCATCCAAACCAATCTCTTTTATTTCAGCTGTGCGTCCGCGTTCCTTCCTCGTTCCACCGGAGTGCTGGTGCAGAGAGCAACAGGTAGAGGTGAACaccagtttttgtctttttctccatttattctcccctttttttctgtccatcgTGTGTTGCTtgaactgaacattttaaatcCGCACAGATCTTTTCAGCACTCCCCGAAGGCTTTGCTGATGTGcgcaaacatttgcattttcccACCGAAATTAAAATGTAACTCTCTATATCGTTGTTGCTTTTCATAGGAAGCGATCAAAGAGGAGAAATATCAAACCGGACCAAGACTGCAGAGTctaaggttgaaaaaaaaatgcatttgaagtatttttaatgcactttacTGAATCTTGAATTCAGGAAAAGAGGGGACTcaataaaactgttatttttgattaatagaagaagaaaaacatattcaagGTGCAAAATCAAGCTCAGGCaaagtgtctgttttgttttgttttgttttgttttgttttgttttgttagaaaACTTTTGAATACCGTTAAAATGTATAGTAAATGCTTAAAACGACCCTTTGCccacatagatagatagatagatagaatgattgattgattgattttcatacctgccctctctctcttcactccctcagttttttttcactcccCTGGCGTGGCACAGTAGCGTCCAATTgtaaacatacatacagtaaatcACTCAATCGCTTCAATGGATTGGGGCTGTAAACCCCGCCTGTGGGCCGTCCCTTGCCGAGCCATTATATTATAGCAAGACAAGCGTGTCTCCGGAGACAGATCTGTATTCTGCTGCTCCACACTGAGGCTCAGGGTGCCTCCAGCGCTTCAGACGAGCCTctacaacacacaaacacacagagacatttcAGCTGTCAGGACCTCTACACCTGCCCTGCTGCTCAGCTCACACAAGAGGAGACACTTAAACGGAGAAGATCATCCTGTTTGGGAGAAATGAAACTTGAAGTTTTCTCAGCGCACCACTTCGCGCAGAAGCCACTGGAGTTGTGCATGGACGCTGAGGGGGGAGTTCCGTCTCCTCTGTCCGGGGACGAGCTGGGGTCGGACGGGGACTGCGTGGCCAACAGCCCGGCACCTGTCGCCCAGAGCGGCGACGGCAGCAAGGGAAAGCCCTACACCCGCAGACCCAAACCCCCTTACTCCTACATCGCTCTCATCGCCATGGCCATCCGGGAGTCCGGCAGCGGCCGCCTCACTCTGGCAGAGATCAACGACTACCTGATGAAGAAGTTCCCGTTTTTCCGCGGCAGCTACACCGGCTGGAGGAACTCTGTGCGCCACAACCTGTCACTCAACGACTGCTTCCTCAAAGTGCTGCGGGACCCGTCCAGGCCGTGGGGCAAGGACAACTACTGGATGCTCAACCCGCACAGCGAGTACACCTTCGCTGATGGGGTGTTCCGCCGTAGGAGGAAGCGCATCGCCAAGAGGTCCGCTAAGGAGCGGGAGAGTCCGGACATCCTCAGCGAGGACACCCGCCTCCCCGCGCCGGAGGAGAGGGTGGGGGCCAAGTTCTCCAGCCCCTTTGCCATCGACAGCATCCTCAGCACACCATTCAAACGGAGGGAGGACAGCCACGTTGACGCAGAAACCCACGCTCCCCGGCTCTACTGGCCCCCAGGGTCCCACGTACTGCCTTACACTCTGAGTTACCCGGCGCAGCACGCGTACCTGTCAGAGGGGGcgtacagcagcagcacagagcccAGCAGGAATGTGCTCACATACCTCCAGCACACAGCACCGGGCATGGCCGCACCTGAGGCCGCTCTGCACGCGCTCAAGATGCCCACCAAGACGCGGGGTTTCCATATAGACTCTTTGCTCTCATAAAGCACCCGGACTTTCTGTCAGACTTGCTTGTTTCGACTCATGTGCACTTTCGTGGGCGCTTAGCTTTCAGTGCTTTAGCTGTTTAACTGTTTGGGAATCTGTCTGTCACATCACGACTGCTGTCAGTCATTctgcagtaaaacaaacaaacaaacatgacgtGGCATCAATAACTGTGTAGTTATTCAGCAAAAAGTTGCTGTCATCGCAGTACATtccaccctgtgtgtgtgtgtgtgtgtgtgtgtgtgtgtgtgtgtgtgtgtgtgtgtgtgtgtgtgtgtgtgtgtgtttgagatgtTTAGAGTGTTTGTCTGTCATGTATCCATGGTTCACTGGTCATTTCCACTGTACGACGGCAATCAAGCGCCAAgctcaaacacaaaatattaatctatttatattttcatgttttgtatgACCTGCTGTATAAAATATtgttgtacatatatatatgtgtgtatgtgtgtgtgtgtgtgtgtgtgtgtgtgtgtgtgtgtgtgtgtatatatataaaatattgactGAGCTGCGATGAGAATCACGTGGCTGCACGAGTAACGCATGGAAATGTCCCGATGTTTTCCTAAGATTGATTCATGCATGCCTGgtatttttatgaataaaaaacgTGACACAATGGGACCCTGATGTTCAATGAGTTATTCATCACAGACATGAAAGGGAGCGAGTGTTTGAGAGATCAGAAGCAGGTGCACAGAGCAGCGGGGGCGGGAGGGAATGGGGCTTACACCTGTTCAACAGGAGACAAGTCTGCGCTAGATTTGACTGTAAAGTCAAAAAATGAGGGGTTGGTGGTTTCATAATCTGTTCAaaataatggagaaaaaaaacataatcattaAAGTGAAAATACCAAATGAATGTCAAACATACTGCTCTGAGGTACATTTTAAACTAACGGAAATGTACGAATATTGGCCAGGAGCAGCTTATAAAAAGACGAAAATAAATTCAGTAAGTTGTTATACTGAAATCAAGACAAAAactacagtaaacacacacacacacacacacactgcacagatCAAAAATTAAGGACTCaacatatataattattatattatttagtGTGTCCCCAGCCCACATGGGCTTATAACATAAAGCCCGGCCACACaccaaaaatactgaaaaacatttgtaagaaaatatcatttatgtatttcaaaTAAAACGCTTTGCCTCAGGCCATGAAAACAttcccctccaaaaaaaaagttatttaaagatttaatattattgttttaatgaatctatgatctattttttttttacgaacAGCCCATTAACATGaatgttttatcaaaacaatAATACATAGAAAATATGTCATGAATTGTttactaaaaacattaaaataatttggtGCATGTAAACGGTACTATGTCCTGGTCAGTGCGGAACCGTTTATCACAAACTAATACTGAATAAAGTGGTGATGTGTCCGCAGTGCgctcactgtaaaaaaaaaaaaaatcagaatttgttCCGTCTTCAGAACACAATTATCTGATTCTTTGAATCGGCCAGATGTTCggatttacatgcacacacaatatTTTCTTCAGCAATGAGTGCTCACAGTCCTGCAGGCTGTTCATCGGGTCCGCAGGAGGCTGCAGTTGCTCTCCACGGTCCTGAAACAGACCCCACACTCATCAGCTGCTGGTCCACTGACATAACACTGTTCGTGTAAAATCTACACGTTCTTTATTCTGAAGAAAATTTCAGAATTATAGTGTAAAGTCGATATAAAGATCAGGACACATTCTAATTTCGGGACACAGTTTTCACGTTAAAATGgtgttcatgttattttcttaaTAACCTCAGGTAATTCTGatgtgcaatattttgtataacatcgggggaaaaaatgtttgatggTTTCCTCTAAAAACAAAAGCCTGGTAAataataagatattttttgcaatatatgCAACCACACAAAAGAAGAATAGGACCACaaaaattgtgcttttttgtttgtttgtttgtttgtttttttcaaaattgtaacCTGCTTTGTAAGAGACTGATGTCAACGAATTACAAACGTTATTACAATCTAATAGAAAGCGACTgtaatacttttattatttaaaatatcagaTCTTTCATACGTCAGATatattaaatgacaaaattcaAAGATGTTTTGTTCGATGTTTGAGTTTCGGACATGGTGCAGGTGGCTCAAAACGAATCTGCACATTTAAACACTAAATATCCTTTAATTTTGTCACTGTGCTCGTTTCGGCATTCGACCATGTTTTGATAACATCCATACGGTGATGCACACTGATCTGCTACATCTCATATTATGCCCCCTCTGGTCCTTATGCACATGCATGTTGAGGCTGtaaaacagaagctgatgtCTGCGGGGAGAGCGCACCGGACAGTCTGACAGGTGACAGGTGAGACCTGCTCCTGTTTCCAGGGACAATGCTGCAACCTGCAGGTGAAACGCCAGAACAGCACACCTGTGTGCGGGGATGTCACGTGGCTCCAATCCTCTCATCCTCCGTACAATGTGAACATCTAAATGAGGATGCGCATCCTCCATATTTGTAAATAGTCTTTCTCTGCATTTACATTTCAGCCGGTGCCCGTCTCGGCCCGGTCCACGTCATCACGCTGCCTGAGCACTGACTCCGGCCTGTTCCAGCAGGGCTCGCTGCCTATGAATAAGGCCCACAGTGTTATGAAACCAAACTTTATGGCAGGCACAATGTTAGGAAGTCCAAACAGTCTGTCACTCCGGCAAACTGAACCGCGCCTGACCTCCCTGAGTCCCGGAGAGGCAGCTCCAAAGCTCCCGGCACCGCTACAGGAAACACAGGCGGAGCGGAGCGGCCAGCAGAAACCCCGAGCAGCCCAAAGAATATTAGATTATCGTTAAAAGGGGCTGAAGTCGGcgtttgttattattttatattatgattATGTATATCACAAGCCTAAATAAGCAcagtaatattattataatgcaTAAACATCTTATGTAATATTTAGGGGgggaaaactaaatatttgtTGGTGCTTATTTTAAATGAGAAATAGAAGGACATTATGCTTTTGCAATCtacttaattttatttgtaggcCGTGAGCATTATATGTCAAAATGGCCTGAAATAGGTTACCTGAGGTCAGACACGCCCGACAGCATTCTCTACAAATCTTATCTACCTAATATTTCACGGGGGATAAACAATGTATTTCAGcctaaacatgaaaacaaacacaaggccTCATAGTGTCGGCAACAGGCTCATATGGGCCTCCAGCAGTGACTGCATTGCAAAGGCAAACTCCTCTATCAAAAACACCTCTGAATAGCTTTCGTGGTGGCCGCTGATCACTTGATATTTTCCAAAAGGCTAAATTGGGAGCTCATATAATCTCGGTGCGTAAAAGGCAGCCGGAGCGCCGTCTTCAAAGCGCTCCCAGAACAAAGATTCCCTCTGCAAGCCGAGGCATCCTGATCTCGGCGGGGGTCATAAGTTTTGATGTTGCAGGAAATTTCTGGGGCCGTTACGCTCCTCCAAACCGCTCTGTGTGTCATGGTGGAAAATGATTTTATCCGCACATCCTTTGTTGTGCAAAGTGCAAAGGTTATTGTTGCTGGTTATTGTTTGGGAAAATCCTCCAGGACGGGTCTATATCTAAACTTAATAAGGGTCGTGTAGGCTATCACGTGCACAGATTTGAGTgtgtgacataaaaaataacaataaaaaaagaggaactatgtttttttctgtagtttccactttttctcttttatttttataaacttttaatAAACATCATCAACGTGGGCCTGTGGGGAGTAAAGAACGCAATTAATGTACCTTAAATAACACAGAAATATGATCTATGCACGACtacaaaatttagaaaatatagtGACAAACATGCTCAACGGCACCAAAAAGGTCTGGGTTTAGCGACAGCCACAAAACTTTGCGCCTTTTACCCCTCCAATGATCTCCGCTCCGTCGCAGCACGGATGTTGATATTACCTCTATGGGATATATAACTCCATCATGTTGGACAAATCTGTGTGTGATGTCTCCATAGGGGAGGAAACTGTCGACGCCCGCTCGCCTAATTTCGCTTTTCTCTCTCTAATGAACGTGGGGCCCATGGGACCGGCTCTGGCCCGGGGCGGTAAGCTGACACTGGCGCGCTGTGTGTGGTATCCAGGGC
Proteins encoded in this region:
- the foxq1b gene encoding forkhead box protein Q1b is translated as MKLEVFSAHHFAQKPLELCMDAEGGVPSPLSGDELGSDGDCVANSPAPVAQSGDGSKGKPYTRRPKPPYSYIALIAMAIRESGSGRLTLAEINDYLMKKFPFFRGSYTGWRNSVRHNLSLNDCFLKVLRDPSRPWGKDNYWMLNPHSEYTFADGVFRRRRKRIAKRSAKERESPDILSEDTRLPAPEERVGAKFSSPFAIDSILSTPFKRREDSHVDAETHAPRLYWPPGSHVLPYTLSYPAQHAYLSEGAYSSSTEPSRNVLTYLQHTAPGMAAPEAALHALKMPTKTRGFHIDSLLS